One window from the genome of Eriocheir sinensis breed Jianghai 21 chromosome 7, ASM2467909v1, whole genome shotgun sequence encodes:
- the LOC126995169 gene encoding uncharacterized protein LOC126995169 isoform X5 → MSFSEDFVTSTQVRDESDQARRKARMMDDPELNGSFFGVRESAREGGPLMPGNSHHSTPIEAKNNKNKKNTLQGTKKRKIPSLTSPRDKNSNITTSLSDEEEEIKTANQVTNEDYTNANTPAKGKSRVGQIDNLLKALTSTPHARSDRVKKMKLPNRLIFQPPGRRTRNREAAMRRFQSSRFCPVDDSEEEEEDKEDEEGKMEEGDEEKNENRKEKTQRREKEEDDEEKIQEDKEEIKQNREKKSKEDNIEELQETEEKDTEEEEEEEEEDDEEKIQKEEEEIKQNREKKEKEPTETEKKNKEDNIEELQEMEEKDTEEGEEEEKVMEMEPEKKENKEELLKDAEEVEEEEEEEEDKKEELLKDAEEVEEEEEEEDKKEELLKNTEEVEEEEEEEEDKKEELLKNTEEVEEEEEEEEEEEEEEEDKKEELLKGTEEVEEEEEEEEEEKEKLPKNAEEVEEEEEEEENNTIEMEIELEQIEVEIRVQHRTGIEDDRLKNLTETSDNAKQRKNENKEEKTDNQERRTAIDDAEEEEKTKAKKQRRGRSRLSIRRRTEEREIDDGKNSISDDDGSRKDGIFWKKRIVNDVEGKNDGAKDTVDNERNKGDDEWRNRRRGGGGENRSGHNVNKEMHGNKENESYERDGGRTREENEDTEDRTRNNEKEENEKETKNEKRNIKHQNTHKNSPEGEDEGERRQPGKEDDRGDKIEYLHLRRGRRRRKLTGKIAKQVDDKNDSAKNLRRGTRRRCPTKKMIEYKEEEEVRREIRRSPRNVSGTAMRVLRRGTRNRPLSTAPQKLETDRTDEIELGRTITSLSTAPQKLETDRTDEIELGRTITSLSTAPQNLDTETTDEIELRRRIGPLSTAPQNLDTETTDEIELRRRIGPLSTAPQKLETDRTDEIELGRTISSLFTAQQELYTERMDEIELGRTISSLSTAPQNLDTERTDEIAEKGSESMSNSEKGSDSIPSGPGGGSDPTTDEVRHMPLSTVAQKMDSEGEGTERIEDLRNRCSVAQKEECSTDDEVECNKETVNRYSSTEALKGTREEHRNIETTEKQSTEGDKGIECTREMGHISPSTEAQKDKEEGVEHSMEINRILAPETQTQSPYELGDCGETQLVLETENQSVFMERTANWNMATTIFTTTTSATTVDSDRTSPNEPQTDAGNTNEAKTKGETENLEDYDTDLFISPSRSPFPLSPGQREGESASSHESFAYDTQFGQGFFQSQEESEAYLLSLVGKEPHDTTTQPECVSVRCIEELNHLELTDLYAFPFLEDMHSAGFEMEEKHLLGESDDFDNKTHGTPPPLLPPPPPGDLLEQSWIQGSDKGSDPTVLSPERGSNSLSSPKKVYLPAPSPRKRLKSVSRQEGENLGSVSLERGLDSLSSPKKGFDPTLLSLEIGSNSAPSSPQKGSDPTVLNPERGSNSLSRSKKEYLPAPNPRKRLKSVSRQEGENLGSVSLGKGLDSLSSPKKGFDSSPSSPEKGSESISSSEKGSDSIPSGPGGGSDHTTTTTTTTLTTTTAITTTTAITTTITTATTIVNAKQESTVKITCNLDPKPPTENTENVEIKFKNQGFPAKKRKLKPLTEHIKNLAIEPPEQESSKKTRDSNLKQKKTCDSNLKQKKTCDSNLKQKKTCDSNLKQKKMCDSNLKPLVENVENFEEEESVEKESSSESDTSCERELDPDMRERDPLKLESLAERIEKFEEGEELSATGSSSEGDMSSEGGLEPDMGERDPLKLESLAERIEKFEEGEELSATGSSSEGDTSSEGGLEPDMGERDPLKLESLPESIVKFEEGEELSATGSSSEGDTSIEREFEPDIGERDPLKLESLGESIEKSEEYEETYEKVSISEDWTSSEGGLEPGMKGIETQHDDTSEKEGSRTSSEGELDPEMKGVQTQSDSNVIGEGELDPETKGIKDKQNRREKGENRTSREGESNPETKGIEDKQNPSKKGESHPETKGMGNKPHSQPTSSRQHTTPYVTPRPHRTLPRQHRQRRNTPHGPKPTSYLGVNLSTPSMQDIAKNAYFSTPNTPWKARRQSKLACPSWWLDDLPLPSHVPSTSDTHKMTNEGDSNEGMLCESRAVLSRKRKKMREDLPNISGHSSSSNSPRLTNVEMDSDSTVLFEFPDAVLSDTSSRKGKKLKRKGVPLPCALSATSDSPPLTELEKSMLKDLPLLYALSYTSASPRNTDEGTDTDATVLFEFSDAVLSDTSSRKGKKSRRKGVPLPCALSTTSDSPPLTEVEKAMIEELLLPYTRSSTSGSPKNTDEGTDTDATVLYDSPDKHPPLTKLEKSMVKDLPLPYALSSASDSPKNTDIDETVLYNSPKKTYPPLTELEKSMLKDLPLPYSLSSTSNSPKMTDEDADTDESMLYDSVKPPYPPLTELEKSMLKDLPLPYGLSSTSNSPKMTDEDPSTDESILYDSVKLPYPPLTELEKAMIEDLPLPYALSSTCSSPKMTDEDTSTDESMLYDSVKPSYPPLTELEKAMIEDLPLPYALSSTSNSPKMTDEDTSTDESILYDSDKPSYPPLTELEKAMIEDLPLPYALSSTCSSPKMTDEDTSTDESLLYDSDKPPYLPLTELEKSMLKDLPLPYGLSSTSNSPKMTDEDADTDESILYDSVKPPYPPLTKLEKSMVKDLPLPYGLSSTTNSPKMTDGDTDTDETLLCDSPDEPRDSPLTELEKSVVKDLPLPSLPFLTNRNMADRNTDTHNVMPGEELREKNKIELPSSNQDSDATTKGSRNSTPSDSGLDANRAVIEDLIRDWMSDKSLRSGNPSLAPSPERSEASEREELDRSNRNDGDVTEEKSDKNKNKENHPCTNQGERERPTTDNHTNVTNLELTPARNVHQDTVTNTTPYTVETVWHSETSLTVRTVRRKFTNPGMQDVTRHDPQPSKRWKTEGGGERRMENESVRCDNEGRNSDGERTAKMRKNKLDSDPESDDTSCEGERRMKMRERRCESEEGGAEAGNTSSDSERKAKRKEMHERENWETSERDKTSHESDQGRTKRKKRRRHGGKREMATQNTSWESGTQTKTRQEITERGKTSYDNGKETNLTNISHIRKWETKKQNTSCESEAQTKTINEITRRDNRRYDRRKLAPSTNRTLDSTLGSSSDRSFTVTVCNKVKRLSDIKITLCEDSEAEESGSKDGEIKVKVQFTEQPEMTLDGGQVSGDGADRLGMVTSTPLVTSASVRRKRLVGDSVEDDDS, encoded by the exons ATGTCCTTCAGCGAGGATTTTGTGACGAGCACGCAGGTCAGGGACGAGAGCGACCAGGCCAGGAGGAAGGCACGCATGATGGATGACCCGGAACTAAACGGCAGCTTCTTTGGGGTTCGGGAAAGTGCGAGGGAGGGCGGACCGTTGATGCCGGGAAACAGTCACCACTCGACCCCCATTGAagcgaaaaacaacaaaaacaagaagaatacaCTACAGGGCACTAAAAAACGCAAAATTCCGTCACTTACGTCACCCAGAGATAAGAATTCCAACATCACTACAAGCTTGtccgatgaagaagaggaaatcaaAACAGCAAACCAGGTCACCAATGAAGATTACACAAATGCCAACacaccagcaaagggtaaatcaAGGGTGGGACAGATAGACAACCTTCTTAAAGCCTTGACCTCCACCCCACATGCCAGGTCGGACAGGGTCAAAAAGATGAAGCTGCCTAATAGACTGATTTTTCAACCTCCCGGCAGAAGAACGAGGAATAGGGAGGCGGCAATGAGGAGATTTCAGAGTAGCCGTTTCTGTCCTGTTGAtgactcagaggaggaggaggaggacaaggaagatgaagaggggaagatggaggaaggagatgaggagaaaaatgagaatcgAAAGGAGAAAAcgcaaaggagagagaaggaggaagatgatgaagagaaaatccaagaagataaagaggaaataaagcagaatagagagaagaagagcaaggaagatAACATAGAAGAATTACAGGAAACTgaagagaaagacacagaagaagaagaagaggaggaggaggaagatgatgaagagaaaatccaaaaagaggaagaggagataaagcagaatagagaaaagaaggagaaagagccaacagagacagagaagaagaacaaggaagataaCATAGAAGAATtacaggaaatggaagagaaagacacagaagaaggagaagaggaggagaaagtgatggaaatggaaccagagaagaaggagaataaagaggagttaCTGAAGGATgctgaagaggtggaagaagaagaagaagaggaggaggataagaaagaggagttaCTGAAGGATgctgaagaggtggaagaagaagaagaggaggaggataagaaagaggagttactgaagaacactgaagaggtggaagaagaagaagaagaggaggaggataagaaagaggagttactgaagaacactgaagaggtggaagaagaagaagaagaagaggaggaggaggaggaggaggaggaggataagaaagaggagttaCTGAAGGGCactgaagaggtggaagaagaagaagaagaagaggaggaggagaaagagaaattacCAAAGAACgctgaagaggtggaagaagaagaagaagaggaggagaataacacGATAGAAATGGAAATCGAACTTGAGCAAATTGAGGTGGAAATCCGAGTTCAACACCGCACCGGAATCGAAGACGATCGCCTCAAAAACTTAACAGAAACCTCGGACAACGCAAaacagaggaagaatgagaacaaggaagagaaaacggacaACCAGGAACGAAGGACAGCCATAGACgacgcagaggaagaagagaagacgaaggcgaagaaacagagaagaggaaggagtagactTTCAATACGTAgaagaacagaggagagggagattgaCGATGGGAAGAACAGTATAAGCGATGATGATGGCAGTAGAAAGGACGGCATTTTTTGGAAGAAGAGGATTGTGAATGACGTAGAGGGCAAGAACGATGGTGCAAAGGACACTGTAGATaatgagagaaacaaaggagatgATGAATGGCgtaacaggaggagaggaggaggaggagagaacagatcAGGTCATAACGTAAACAAGGAAATGCACGGAAATAAGGAGAACGAAAGCTATGAACGCGACggaggaagaacaagggaagaaaatgaagacacagAAGACAGAACAAGgaataatgagaaagaggaaaatgaaaaggaaactaagaatgagaagagaaacatCAAacatcaaaacactcataaaaacagtcctgaaggtgaagatgaaggcgagAGAAGACAGCCAGGGAAAGAAGATGATAGAGGTGATAAAATTGAGTATCTACacctaagaagaggaagaagaagaaggaaactcaCTGGAAAAATCGCAAAACAAGTTGACGACAAAAATGACTCCGCAAAAAACCTTAGAAGAGGGACAAGAAGAAGATGTCCCACTAAGAAAATGAttgaatataaagaagaagaagaggttagaAGAGAAATTAGAAGAAGTCCTAGAAATGTTAGTGGTACAGCGATGAGGGTTCTCAGAAGGGGGACGAGGAACAGACCTCTTTCCACAGCGCCACAGAAACTTGAAACAGATAGAACGGATGAAATTGAGCTTGGAAGAACAATCACCTCTCTTTCCACAGCGCCACAGAAACTTGAAACAGATAGAACGGATGAAATTGAGCTTGGAAGAACAATCACCTCTCTTTCCACAGCGCCACAGAATCTTGACACGGAAACAACGGATGAAATTGAGCTTAGAAGAAGAATCGGACCTCTTTCCACAGCGCCACAGAATCTTGACACGGAAACAACGGATGAAATTGAGCTTAGAAGAAGAATCGGACCTCTTTCCACAGCGCCACAGAAACTTGAAACAGATAGAACGGATGAAATCGAG CTTGGAAGAACAATCAGCTCTCTTTTCACAGCACAACAGGAACTTTACACAGAAAGAATGGATGAAATTGAGCTTGGAAGAACAATCAGCTCTCTTTCCACAGCGCCACAGAATCTTGACACAGAAAGAACGGATGAAATTGCAGAAAAAGGGTCAGAATCTATGTCAAACTCAGAGAAAGGATCAGATTCCATCCCATCAGGTCCTGGAGGAGGGTCAGATCCTACGACTGATGAAGTAAGACACATGCCTCTCTCCACAGTAGCACAGAAAATGGATTCAGAAGGTGAGGGAACAGAAAGAATTGAAGACTTGAGAAACAGATGTAGCGTAGCACAGAAGGAAGAGTGCAGTACAGATGATGAGGTAGAGTGTAACAAAGAAACAGTTAACAGATACTCCTCTACAGAAGCACTAAAAGGGACTAGAGAGGAACACAGAAATatagaaacaacagaaaaacagagTACAGAAGGAGATAAGGGAATAGAGTGTACCAGAGAAATGGGGCACATATCTCCCTCTACAGAAGcacagaaggataaagaagaaggtgTGGAGCATAGCATGGAAATAAACAGAATCCTCGCCCCAGAAACGCAAACTCAGTCTCCGTACGAGCTTGGCGACTGCGGCGAAACTCAACTCGTACTGGAAACGGAAAACCAGAGTGTGTTTATGGAGCGTACTGCAAACTGGAACATggctactactatttttactactactacaagtgcTACAACAGTGGATAGTGACCGGACGAGCCCTAACGAACCCCAGACAGATGCAGGAAACACAAACGAAGCGAAAacgaaaggagaaacagaaaaccTTGAGGATTACGACACAGACTTATTTATTTCGCCTTCACGGAGCCCTTTTCCCTTATCGCcagggcagagggagggagagagcgccTCATCACACGAAAGCTTTGCCTACGACACCCAGTTCGGACAAGGCTTCTTCCAATCACAGGAGGAGTCTGAGGCCTATCTACTATCGCTTGTCGGAAAGGAACCGCACGACACGACTACCCAACCAGAGTGTGTTAGTGTCCGTTGCATAGAGGAGCTAAACCACCTTGAACTGACGGATTTGTACGCTTTTCCGTTCCTTGAAGACATGCACAGTGCGGGTTttgagatggaagaaaaacaTTTGCTGGGAGAAAGTGATGATTTTGATAACAAGACACAcggaactcctcctcctcttcttcctcctcctccccctggtgACCTTTTAGAACAGTCATGGATTCAGGGTTCCGATAAAGGGTCTGATCCCACTGTGTTGAGTCCCGAGAGAGGATCGAACTCCTTATCAAGTCCGAAGAAAGTGTATCTGCCTGCGCCAAGTCCAAGGAAAAGGTTAAAATCTGTAtcaaggcaggagggagagaactTAGGATCGGTGAGTCTGGAAAGAGGGTTGGATTCCCTATCAAGTCCAAAGAAAGGGTTCGATCCAACTCTGTTAAGTCTGGAAATCGGGTCAAATTCTGCTCCATCAAGTCCACAAAAAGGGTCTGATCCCACTGTGTTAAATCCTGAGAGAGGATCCAATTCTCTATCAAGGTCAAAGAAAGAGTATCTGCCTGCGCCAAATCCAAGGAAAAGGTTAAAATCTGTAtcaaggcaggagggagagaactTAGGATCAGTGAGTTTGGGAAAAGGGTTGGATTCCCTATCAAGTCCAAAGAAAGGGTTCGATTCTTCTCCATCAAGTCCAGAGAAAGGGTCAGAATCTATATCAAGCTCAGAGAAAGGATCAGATTCCATCCCATCAGGTCCTGGAGGAGGGTCagatcatactactactactactactactactcttactactactactgctattactactactacagctattaccaccaccatcaccactgctacgACTATAGTTAATGCAAAACAAGAATCTACAGTAAAGATAACTTGTAATTTGGACCCGAAACCACCCACAGAAAACACAGAGAACGTCGAAATCAAATTTAAAAACCAAGGATTtccagcaaagaaaagaaaattgaaaccaCTGACAGAACACATAAAGAACCTTGCAATTGAACCTCCAGAACAAGAATCGTCAAAGAAAACACGTGATTCTAacctgaaacaaaagaaaacgtgtGATTCTAacctgaaacaaaagaaaacgtgtGATTCTAacctgaaacaaaagaaaacgtgtGATTCTAacctgaaacaaaagaaaatgtgtGATTCTAACCTTAAACCACTGGTGGAAAATGTAGAGAActttgaagaagaagaatcagtTGAAAAAGAATCCAGTTCAGAAAGCGATACATCATGTGAGAGAGAGTTGGAtccagatatgagagagagagatcctttgaAGCTGGAATCATTGGCAGAAAGAATTGAGAAgtttgaagaaggtgaagaatTGAGCGCAACAGGATCCAGTTCTGAAGGTGATATGTCAAGTGAAGGAGGATTGGAACctgatatgggagagagagatccTTTGAAGCTGGAATCATTGGCAGAAAGGATTGAGAAgtttgaagaag gtgaagaatTGAGCGCAACAGGATCCAGTTCAGAAG GCGATACGTCAAGTGAAGGAGGATTGGAACctgatatgggagagagagatccTTTGAAGCTGGAATCATTGCCAGAAAGCATTGTGAAgtttgaagaag gtgaagaatTGAGCGCAACAGGATCCAGTTCAGAAGGTGATACATCAATTGAAAGGGAATTTGAACcagatataggagagagagatccTTTGAAGCTGGAATCATTAGGAGAAAGCATTGAAAAGtctgaagaatatgaagaaacatatgaaaaagTATCCATTTCAGAAGACTGGACCTCAAGTGAAGGAGGATTGGAACCAGGAATGAAAGGGATCGAAACCCAACATGACGACACaagcgaaaaggaaggaagcagaacaTCGAGTGAGGGAGAACTGGACCCAGAAATGAAAGGAGTCCAAACCCAAAGTGATTCAAATGTTATAGGAGAAGGAGAATTGGACCCAGAAACAAAAGGGATCAAAGACAAACAAAatcgaagagaaaaaggagaaaacagaacaTCAAGGGAAGGAGAATCAAACCCAGAAACAAAAGGGATCGAAGACAAACAGAATCCAAGCAAAAAAGGAGAATCACACCCAGAAACAAAAGGTATGGGAAACAAACCCCACTCACAACCCACATCGTCCAGACAACACACAACACCCTACGTAACACCAAGGCCTCACCGCACCCTCCCTCGGCAACACAGGCAACGCAGGAACACCCCACATGGCCCCAAACCTACGTCCTACCTGGGTGTGAATCTTTCGACACCCTCCATGCAGGATATCGCCAAGAACGCCTATTTCAGTACGCCCAACACGCCATGGAAAGCGAGGAGGCAGAGTAAGCTGGCCTGTCCCTCCTGGTGGCTTGACGATCTGCCTCTCCCCTCGCATGTTCCCTCGACATCTGACACTCACAAAATGACAAATGAGGGAGATTCTAATGAGGGTATGCTGTGTGAGTCTCGTGCTGTGCTGtcaaggaaacggaagaaaatgagagaagactTACCCAATATCTCCGGTCATTCCTCAAGCAGTAACTCTCCCAGATTGACAAATGTGGAGATGGATTCCGATTCGACTGTGCTGTTTGAGTTTCCTGATGCTGTTCTGTCCGACACATcatcaaggaaaggaaagaaattaaagaggaaaggcGTACCTCTCCCCTGCGCTCTCTCCGCAACCAGTGACTCGCCACCATTGACAGAACTGGAGAAATCAATGCTAAAAGACCTGCCTCTCCTCTATGCTCTCTCCTATACCAGTGCCTCTCCCAGGAACACAGATGAAGGCACAGATACAGATGCGACTGTGCTGTTTGAGTTTTCTGATGCTGTTCTGTCCGACACATcatcaaggaagggaaagaaatcaaGGAGGAAAGGCGTACCTCTCCCCTGCGCTCTCTCCACAACCAGTGACTCTCCACCATTGACGGAAGTGGAGAAAGCAATGATTGAAGAGTTGCTTCTCCCCTACACTCGCTCCTCAACCAGTGGCTCTCCCAAGAACACAGATGAAGGCACGGATACTGACGCGACTGTGCTGTATGACTCTCCTGATAAACATCCACCATTGACAAAACTGGagaaatcaatggtaaaagactTGCCTCTCCCCTACGCTCTCTCCTCAGCCAGTGACTCGCCCAAGAACACGGATATTGACGAGACTGTACTGTATAATTCTCCTAAAAAAACCTATCCACCATTGACGGAACTGGAGAAATCAATGCTAAAAGACTTGCCTCTCCCTTACAGTCTCTCCTCCACCAGTAACTCTCCCAAAATGACGGATGAAGATGCAGATACAGATGAATCTATGCTGTATGATTCTGTTAAACCACCCTATCCACCATTGACAGAACTGGAGAAATCAATGCTAAAAGATTTGCCTCTCCCTTACGGTCTCTCCTCCACCAGTAACTCCCCTAAAATGACAGATGAAGACCCAAGTACAGATGAATCTATACTGTATGATTCTGTTAAACTGCCCTATCCACCATTGACGGAACTGGAAAAGGCAATGATTGAAGACTTGCCTCTCCCCTATGCTCTCTCCTCAACTTGCAGCTCTCCTAAAATGACGGATGAAGACACAAGTACAGATGAATCTATGCTGTATGATTCTGTTAAACCATCCTATCCACCATTGACAGAACTGGAAAAGGCAATGATTGAAGACTTGCCCCTCCCCTATGCTCTCTCCTCCACCAGTAACTCTCCCAAAATGACAGATGAAGACACAAGTACAGATGAATCTATACTGTATGATTCTGACAAACCGTCCTATCCACCATTGACGGAACTGGAAAAGGCAATGATTGAAGACTTGCCTCTCCCCTATGCTCTCTCCTCAACTTGCAGCTCTCCCAAAATGACAGATGAAGACACAAGTACAGATGAATCTCTGCTGTATGATTCTGATAAACCGCCCTATCTACCATTGACGGAGCTGGAGAAATCAATGCTAAAAGATTTGCCTCTCCCTTACGGTCTCTCCTCCACCAGTAACTCTCCTAAAATGACAGATGAAGATGCAGATACAGATGAATCTATACTGTATGATTCCGTTAAACCACCCTATCCACCATTGACGAAACTGGagaaatcaatggtaaaagaccTACCTCTCCCTTACGGTCTCTCCTCAACCACTAACTCTCCCAAAATGACGGACGGAGACACGGATACTGACGAAACTCTACTCTGTGACTCTCCTGATGAACCACGTGATTCACCATTGACAGAACTGGAGAAATCAGTGGTGAAGGacttgcccctcccttcccttcccttcctgacaaacagaaacatggcagacagaaacacagacactcATAATGTAATGCCGGGTGAGGAATTAAGGGAAAAGAACAAAATTGAGCTCCCTTCTTCTAACCAAGACTCAGATGCAACTACAAAGGGATCCAGGAACTCAACACCCTCTGACTCTGGACTGGATGCTAATAGGGCGGTCATAGAGGATTTGATAAGGGATTGGATGAGTGATAAGTCTCTCCGTAGTGGGAATCCGAGCCTAGCACCATCGCCAGAGAGAAGTGAGGCATCGGAGAGAGAAGAACTTGACCGCAGCAACAGAAATGACGGAGACGTAACAGAAGAAAAGTccgataaaaataaaaacaaagaaaatcatcCATGTACcaaccaaggagagagagagagaccaaccacTGACAACCATACAAATGTTACCAACTTAGAACTCACACCCGCAAGGAACGTACACCAGGACACTGTTACCAATACCACCCCGTACACCGTGGAGACCGTCTGGCATTCGGAAACGTCCCTCACCGTAAGAACCGTAAGACGCAAATTCACAAACCCAGGCATGCAAGACGTGACCCGACATGACCCCCAACCCAGCAAGAGGTGGAAgactgagggaggaggtgaacgGAGGATGGAAAATGAGAGCGTAAGATGTGATAATGAGGGAAGAAACTCTGATGGTGAAAGAACGgcaaaaatgaggaaaaacaagCTTGATAGTGACCCAGAAAGTGACGATACAAGCTGTGAAGGTGAacgaagaatgaaaatgagggaaagaaggtgtgAGAGTGAGGAAGGGGGCGCAGAGGCAGGGAATACAAGCTCTGATAGTGAACGAaaggcaaaaaggaaggaaatgcatGAGAGGGAGAACTGGGAGACATCGGAGAGGGACAAAACTAGCCATGAGAGTGACCAAGGacggacgaaaagaaagaaacggaggcGACATGGTGGAAAACGGGAAATGGCGACACAAAACACCAGCTGGGAAAGTGGAACGCAAACAAAAACAAGGCAAGAAAtaacagagagagggaagacaAGTTACGACAATGGGAAGGAAACTAACTTGACGAACATTAGCCATATCAGAAAATGGGAGACCAAGAAACAAAATACCAGCTGTGAAAGTGAAGCGCAAACCAAAACAATAAACGAAATAACCAGGAGGGATAATAGACGTTACGACCGCAGAAAACTCGCACCCTCGACCAACAGAACCCTGGACAGTACCCTTGGCAGCTCCTCCGATCGCAGCTTCACCGTCACAGTATGCAATAAGGTCAAGAGGCTGAGCGACATTAAAATCACCCTCTGTGAAGACTCCGAGGCCGAGGAGAGCGGGTCAAAGGACGGCGAGATCAAAGTGAAGGTGCAGTTTACCGAGCAACCTGAGATGACCCTAGATGGAGGTCAGGTTAGCGGTGATGGTGCGGATAGGTTAGGGATGGTGACCTCGACCCCTCTCGTGACCTCAGCTAGCGTAAGAAGGAAGAGGTTGGTCGGGGAtagtgttgaagatgatgatAGTTGA